Within Corallococcus exiguus, the genomic segment TCGGTGGCGGCTTCGCCCCGGGCCTCGTGGATGCGGGCGCGCAGGTCCCGCGCGTTCGCATCGTCCGGGGCGCCGCCACCGGAGGAGCGGTGCGCCGAACAGGAAGCAAGCAACAGCGCGAGGCACCACCACCTCATGGGGCTCCCTCCGGATACGGGACACGGCTTGCCTGGGCGCGGAGCGTCCGCACCTTTGGGCCAGGACCGTAACCCGAATGGGAGGAAGCCATGCCCGACAAGGCGACCGTTGAACGAGCGAAGAAGGACCTGCGCGAAGGCAAGAGCGCCAGCACCGCGGCGGGTGAGTTCGTGCATGAGGAACTGGAGCACATCCGCGAAGGTGCGCACGGCGCACGCTCTTCGAAGCAAGCCATCGCGATTGGCCTGTCGAAGGCGCGACGCGAGGGCGTACCGCTGAAACCACCCACGAAGGAGCAGGCCTCCGTGCGCACACGGCGTTCGGCGAAGCAGGACCTGGAAGTGGGTCAGCAGGAGCGCAAGCCTCGGGCACCGTCGAAGAAACGGAGCAAGGCCACGCAGGGCGCGCTCAAGCGGGAGGGCCGTCAGGCGGCGTCCAAGCAGGCCCTGTCCGCCCAGGCGAAGAGCGCCTCACGCAAGCGCACGACCACCGCCCGCAAGGCGTCCGCTCGCAAGGCGGCGGCCACCCGCAAGGCGACCAGCCGGGCCCGGGGGTAGACACGATGCCCGGTACGACAAAGAAGCCACATGGCCCTGCCCCTTCCCGCAGGCGCATGGCAACCGCCTCTCGCGGCACGGCGAAGCAGTCCACCGCGAAGCGACCCGCGGCGAAGCGGCGCTACTGGTCCCGCGAGGTGACGGAGCACAGCGATGCGATGACGCTGGAGGAACAGGTCTTCAAGCGCTCACCGAAGGAGATCGCCCGCTCGGTGAAACGCTCCGCCGAGCAGAGCCACCGGCGCAAGGCGTCGCCATTCCAGTCGGCCATGTCGATGCTTTCGTTCTACGGCAACCGCGCGGGCCGGAACCTCCCTGCATCCCGCAGGCGGGCCATCCAGGAGGCCAAGGAGGAGCTGCGCAAGTTGTATCACCGCCCCTCCAAGGCCCCCTGAGCCCGTGGCGGCTACAGGCCCGTCGGATAGGTCTCCGGCGCTTCACCGCGCTCCCATCCGGCGGTGCGCTCCAGCGGTTCGAGCGCACGCGTCTCATCGATGTGAAGCATCGCGTCGAACTGCTCCGGCAACCGCGTGTGGAAGTAGTGGCTCCTGCGCTCCGTTTCGGGACGGTAGATGACGCCGATGGCCCGTTGCAGGCGCCGCTCGCGGAGTGCTCCGGCGGCCTCTCCCAGTTCGCGGAGGTCCAGCAGGAAGCCAGGCAGGCCGACCTGATGGAAGAGGGACTCGCAGCTGCCCGCAAGCCCGTGGCGGACCTGCTTGCGCTCGGCGGTCCCACTCCAGTTGGTGGCCGCGGTGACGGTGCCCCGGTACGTGCTGAAGCCGATGAGCCTCGTCACTCGCGGGTGCCGCTGGCGCGTCAGCTGTCCCAGGTTCACCTCGCCCGCCTCCCCCATCTCCGTCGCGCGCGCATCACCGACGTGCGAGTTGTGGGCCCAGACCACGACGCGCGCGGCCCCCAGCCGCCGCTTCAGGAAGCCCATCAGCGAATCCAGCGTGTCCGCCATGTGCGTGTCGCGCAGGTTCCAGGACGAGATGCGCCCATGGAACATGGACCGGTAGTACTCCTCCGCGTTCTGGACGACCCGGGCGTTCTGCTCCGCTTCGAACTGCGCGTCCTCCGCGATGAACCCGTCCCGGCGCAGCAGGGCCTCGCGCTCCCGTTGCAGCTCGCGGAGCTGGTCGACGACCTGCCGCTCGCAATCCGGAGACAGGCCCAGCGACGTCGCGTGGCCGTAGTCCTTCGGGTCCTCGCCGAAATGTTCGAAGCACGCGTAGCGGTGCCGGGCGCGCTTCGCGGCCTCCGGATCCGCCCGGTCCAGGTACTTCAGCACCGCGCCCATGGAGGCGTGGAGGCTGTAGAGGTCCAGCCCGTAGAACCCGACCTTCTCCCGCGCGGAGTGGCGGTCGTTGTGCGTCCGCAGCCAGCCCGCGAAGTCCAGCACGTCCGCGTTGCGCCACATCCACGCGGGGAACCGTTGGAAGTCGGAGAGCGACTCCACCGCGTCCACGTCGTGGCCCATGGCCCGCACGTACCGGTTGATACGGTACGCATCCGGCCAGTCCGCCTCCACCGCGACGGCGTTGAAGCCCTTCTCCTCGATGAGCCTCCGCGTCAGGAGCGCGCGCAGCCGGTAGAACTCGTGCGTGCCGTGGGTGGCTTCGCCAATCAGCACGCACGTCGCGTTCCCCACCAGGTCCATCAGGGGCCCGAAGTCCTCCCGCGTCCCCTGGAGCGGCCTCACGGACTCCGCGAGCGCTCGCACCAGCAGTCCGTCGTCTCGGTGCGCCATGGTGTCTCCTCCCCTTGTCTTCAAGGGTTGGGACGCACACGCCCCGAAGGAAGACGGCGGGCGGTCAGGCAGCCTCCTGCCCTACCGGGACTCTCATCCTCAGAGAATCAAGCAACTCCAGCATGGGCATGCCGATAACCTTTTCAAAGGAATCTTTATGACCCAGATCAAATCCCCCACGGGCTTCGTCTCGTCGCTGCAGACCGCCCTGAAGACCGCCAGCACGGATGGCAAGGCAGTGGGCGCCCCGGCCCTCAAGAAGGCGCTCCAGGGCACTGACGCGACCCAGCTGAGCCCCCAGCAGAAGCACCAGGTTCGCGACGTCTTCGAGAAGGTCAAGTTGACCCCGAAGGCCCGTGAGCTCGCGGATCAGTTCGTGGGCGACGGCGTCGGCCTCAAGCCGCCGAAGGACAGCGGCGTGTTGAAGGTCATGATGGACGACCCCACCCGCGGCTCGAAGCTGCCGGACTTCGCTCCGCCGGATGGCGGCCGGGTGAAGGTCCGCATGGATGATCCGACCGGTGGCTTGAAGCTGCCGGACTTCACTCCGCCGGATGGCGGCCGGGTGAAGGTCATGATGGACGACCCCACGCGTGGCTCGAAGCTCCCGGACTTCACTCCGCCGGATGGCGGCCGGGTGAAGGTCATGATGGACGACCCCACGCGTGGCTCGAAGCTCCCGGACTTCACTCCGCCGGATGGCGGCCGGGTGAAGGTCATGATGGACGACCCCACGCGTGGCTCGAAGCTCCCGGACTTCACTCCGCCGGATGGCGGCCGGGTGAAGGTCATGATGGACGACCCCACGCGTGGCTCGAAGCTCCCGGACCTCAAGCCGCTGGATGGCGGCATCCTGAAGGTCAAGATGGACAGCCCGGTCTGAACGACGGGCAGGCGAAGTCACGGACCCCATGACGTCTCGTAAGAAGGTCGTGGTCATCGGCTCGCGCTCGGATGACGCCACCCGCTTCGTCGCGGAAGCGGTGGAGCGGCGTCGTGCGCGAGCCATCGTCCTGGAAACAGACCGGGTCCCGGACTCCGCCGCGTTGAGCTGGCAGGACGGAGACGTGCACTGGGACGGTGAATGTCTCAGTGACCTGCGCTCGTTCTACCTCAAGCTCGTGCGCCTCTCGCTCCCGGTCCCCGAGGCCGAGGCCCTGTCCGAGCGCAACTTCCCGCGCTGGCAGGAGCAGTACCTGGCGGAGCGGGAGCGCCAGTCGTTTCTCCACTCCGTGCTGCGTTCGCTCCACCGGCGCGGCGGCTCGTTCGTCAACCCGCTGGAGGCGGTGGAGCTGCATTACCTGAAGCTGCAACAGCTGGCCCTGCTGCGCCGCCACCGCATTCCCGTCCCCAGCACCCTGGCCACCGCCTCACCGGACGCGGTGCGCGAGTTCGTCGCGCGCCACGGGGCCGTCATCTACAAGCCCCTGAGCGGCGGCGCGCTGGTGCGCAAGGTGGAGGAGGCGGACCTCACCGAGGCGCGGCTCCAACTGCTCGCCAACTGTCCGGTGCTGTTCCAGGAGCAGATCCAGGGCGACGAGTTCCGCGCCTACGTGCTCGACGGCGAGCCCGTGTCCGCCTTCCACATCCCCACCGACGGCGTGGTGGACGCGAGGCAGAACCTGCACCGGGTGAAGCCCGCCCGCCTGCCGAAGGAGGCCTGGGCGGTGTGTCTCAAGGGCGCCAAAGCGCTGGGCATGGTCTTCACGGCGGTGGACCTGCGGCGCACGCCCGACGGCGCCTTCGTGGCGCTTGAATTCAACCCCACTCCCGCCATCTCCTTCTTCGATGATCCGCGCGACGGCAAAGTCATCACCCGGCTCGCCAGCTACCTCGTCTCCAAGGCCTGAGCGCCCGAGCGGGTTCTTCATCACGGACTACGCCGAAAGCATCTTCGGCCCCGTCCCGTCCCCGAAGCCGAAGGTGTTCCCGGCGTCCGCGACCGCGTGGACGCGCCTGGCCTCCGTATCCGAAGCCCTGCACGCCACGCTCCGCCAGGAGTTCATCGAAGGCGGACGGGTGCCGCACCTCTGCCTCCGGGACGCCCTCCTCCCCGAGCGCGCCGAGGCCCTGCACCAGGCCCTGCGCGACGCGTGCTTCGTGCGCCACCACCACGGGCCCTATCCGCTGCACATCGCGCCATTGAAGCAACAGGTGCCCTCCGCCCTGACGGACTTCTGCGCGTGGCTTCAGAGCGCGGACGGCGCGGCCTTCCACGCCGCTCTGGTGGGCTGGCCCGAGCCGCTGGAGACGCGGCAGGTGCAGGTGTCGCGCATGGAGGTGGGCGAGTTCTTTCCGGAGCACCGGGACACGGACGAGGAAGGGCTCGCCGTCGTCTACAACTTCACGCGCCCGTGGGAGGACCGCTTCGGCGGCGTCCTCGCCTTCCGGCATCCCGAAGTGGACGCGGACATGATGCGCGTCCCACCGCTCTTCAACTCGGTGTTCATCTTCCGCGCGAGGGGTGCCCCTCACCGCGTGACCGAATGGACGTCCGAGGCCCGGGGCCACCAGCGCTATTCCGTCACCGCCTTCATCCTCGCGAAGCGCTGAAGCGCCCGCCTGTCCCCACGCATCTGGGCTCGCGGCTGGCGTCGAGGGTCTAGACTCAAGGCATGCACCCACGCTCCGCCGCGCTTTCCCCGACACGGCTCGCCGACATGACGTCCGCCCTGCGCGGCCACGTCGAACGCGGTGAGCTCCCCGGCGTCGTCGCGCTCGTCGCTCGCGGAGACACCGTGCACGTCGACGTGCTGGGCACACAGGGCCTCGTGCCTTCCGGTCCGCCCATGCGGCGGGACAGCCTCTTCCGGCTCGCGTCCATGGCCAAGCCCATCACGGCGGTGGCCACGCTGATGCTCGTGGAGGACGGGAAGCTCCCGCTCGACGGCGCCGTCGACCCGTGGCTGCCGGAGCTGGCGGACCGCCGCGTCCTGCGCACTCCCGGCGGCCCGCTCGACGACACCGTTCCCGCGAAGCGCGCCATCACCGTGCGGGACCTGCTCACGCTGCGTTGGGGCCTGGGCGCGGTGATGGCGCGGCCCGGCACGCATCCCATCCAGCGGGCAATGAGCGAAGCCCGGGTGTCGCCCGGCTTCCAGGCGCTCACGGATCCGCCCGACGAATTCATGCGTCGGCTGGGCACGCTGCCGCTCATGCATCAACCGGGCGAGCGGTGGAGCTATCACACCGGCTACGAGGTCCTGGGCGTGCTGGTCGCGCGGGCCTCGGGCATGCGCTTCGACGACTTCCTGCGCGAGCGGCTCTTCGTGCCGCTGGGCATGAAGGACACGGCGTTCACCGTGCCCGCGGAGAAGCTCGACCGGCTCACGACGGCCTACGCGCGCGACGACACCACGGGAAGGCTGGAGGCGTGGGACACACCGGCGGACAGCTTCTGGTCACGACCGCCCGCGTTTCCCTCGGGAGGAGGCCAGGGAGGGCTGGTGTCCACGGCCGATGACCTGCTCGCCTTCTGCCGGATGCTGCTGGGCGGAGGCCAGTCCGGGCACACCCGCCTGCTGTCCTCCGCGAGCGTCCAGGAGATGCTGACGGATCAGATTCCGGAGGAGCAGAAGGCCGCCTCGCCCTTCTTCCCCGGCTTCTGGGATGCGTCCGGGTGGGGCTTCGGCGGCGCCGTGTGCACGAAGCCGGATGGCGTCTCGCCCACCGCGGGACGCTACGGCTGGGGCGGCGGTTACGGCCCGATGTTCTTCATCGATCCCCGGCAGGACCTGACGGCCATCCTCCTGATGCAGCGACGGGCGCAGGGCCCCGACGACGAGGCCCTGGCCATGGAGTTCTCCAAGGGCGCCTACCGGGCGCTGGCGGACTGAGGCTCGACGCTTCAGAGCGCCGGGGCGGGCGTCGCCGCGTCGGACTGGGCGCTCGCGCTGGGAGCCGGGGTGACGCCACGCGCGACGGTGTCCATGTTCGAGAGGCCCCGCTCGAACTCCTTGCCGAGCATCGTGTCCATGTTCACGACGAGCGACATCGCCTTGCCCATCAGGGTGTTCTTGCCCTCCATCGCCCAGCTCACGCGGGTGCCGCCGTTCTCCGGCGTGAGCGTGAAGGTGGCCTGGTTGGTGGCTTCGAACGGCTTGAAGAACTCCAGCTTGAGGACGACGCGCTCGCCGGGCTGGCTCTCCACGATGGTCATGCGGCCATCCCCGTTCTCGCCGCCGGCATAGGCGAAGCTGGCGCCCGGCCCTTCGTTGGGTCCGTCGAAGGTCTTGGTCACGCCGGGCGCCGGCTCGGAGCGGAACGGGTTCCACGTGTCGAACCGGTGCAGGTCGTTGATCAGCGAGAAGACGGTGGCCGGGGGCGCGCCCACGAGCGCGTTGCGCTCGATGCGGAAGTGGTCCGGGCGGGTGGCGACGAAGGCGCCCAGCGCGACGACGAGGACGAGGACGGCGATTGCGATCTTGCTGGCCATGGGAGGCTCCCGGTTCGATGGAAGAAGTGCTCCCGGGTGACCGGGAGGGTTCATCTCCACGTCGAACGAGGGGCCGCGGAATCGACACGGCATTTCCGCCCCATTTTCCGGGGCCTTGGACGCACCCGGGAATACAGCTCACTTCGCCGGGGGACGGAGGGCCTGGAGCCGCGCCTTGTCCAGCTTCGCGGCGACGCCCACGCTGCGTCCGGCGAGGTTCGCGACGACGTACTGCACGGAGCTGCCCAGCACCTGCGCGCTCTCCGACAGGGTGAGCCCGTAGTCCTGCTCCAGCCACTGCGCCATTCCCTGCGTCGCGGAGCGCAGGGCGTCGTCCAGTGAACCGCCCTGCCCCAGCGCCATCAGGTGGGTGGGGGACTCGACGCGAGGCGTGGAGGGAGGCGGCTTGCCGTGCAGGACCTCCACGGTGAACTCGACGTCCATGGAGGTCTCCAGCGCGTACTGCGACGTCTCGCCGTCGCCCTGCGCGGCGTGCGCGTCGCCCAGGTACAGGAGCGCTCCGGGCTGCGCGACGGGCAGGTAGACGGTGTTGCCCTCCACGATCTCGTTGAAGTCCATGTTGCCGCCGTAGCGGCCCGTGTCGCCGGTGGACAGGGGCGCGGAGCCGAAACCGGGCGCCACTGCCAGGCCGCCCAGCATGGGCCGCAGCGGCACGGTGAAGGCCTTCAGGCGGTCCGTCGGGTTCTCCGGCGTCGCGACACCGCGCTCGGGGTCGAGCTTCCAGCGAACGGGCTTGCCCAGCTCCGTCGCCTTCGCGGCGAGGCCCGGCGTGAGGGCGCGGCCCACGATGCCATCCAGGCTGTCCGCGAACGTGCGGTTCAACGTGAGGCGGCGGATGCGGATGGCCAGCGTGTCACCCGGGTTCGCGGTGGCGATGAAGAAGGGGCCCGTCTGCGGGTTGCCGAAGAGCGCACGGGTGACGCCTTTGGCGTCCATGCCGCCAGAGTCGAGCGTCGAGGTGCGCACCGTGTCGCCCGGCCAGACGGTCAGCACCGGCGCACGGTGCGCGGTGAACTCGTTGGACCACGAGGTGGGCGTGAAGTCATGCACGCGAGGAGCACCCGCGGGGCGCGAGGGAAGCAACCGGGCCGTGAAGGCATGGGACGCCCGCGCCTTCGGGTTGTTGCTGTCCGGGTAGTCCGCGGTGCCGCGCAGCGATACACCACTCACCTTGCCGTCGAAGACATAGGTCTGCTGGCGCGAGTCCGTGACGACGAAGTGGACGGCGTTGCCCGTGCGCTCCCCCTTCAGCGCATCCCCATCAAGCTCACCGGAGAGGCGCTTCCCGTCGCGCTCCAGTGTGAGGAACTGGTAGGCGGGGTTGCCCCACAGGTCGGTCGTCACGAGCCAGGACTCAGAGGCCGCGAGCGCACCAACAGGCAGACAGCAGAGGAGGACGGCGAGGGAGCGGAGCATGGGCCGGCGCAGTGTAGAGGAACGCTCCCGGGTCCGCGTCACCTCAGCCAGTGGCCGCGGGCCCGCAGCCCCCAGTCTGCGGCCATGAGCCTCATCCAGAGGGTTGAGAACGTGAGAACCCTCCGGAGCCCCCCGCCGACGGTGCACAGCCAAAACCTGTCCGACTGTCGGACAAGTTTGAACAAACACGGCCATGAGGCGCCCGCCACGCCCAGGCGGCGGAAACCTGTCCGACTGTCGGACAAGTCTGGGCCGGTGCGGCCGGGAGGCGGCCGCTTCGTCCAGGCGGCGGAAACCTGTCCGACTGTCGGACAAGTCTGGGCCGGTGCGGCCGGGAGGCGGCCGCTTCGTCCGGGTCACGGAGCCTGTCGGACTGTCGGACACGTTTGGAACTGCGCGGCCCGAAGGGTCCCGCTTTGCCCGACCGGCGCGGACCTGTCGGACTATCGGACGGACCTGGAGCTGGGCCACGGGAGCCTGTCGGACTGTCGGACTGGTTTGGAACTACTCGGCCGGGAGCGCCCGCCTCGCCTCGGCGGCGGAAACGTGTCCGACTGTCGGACAGGTTTGGATCGCTCCGCCCCGGCCGACAGGGTCATCATTTGACGCCGCGCCGCGCCGTCAGCGCAGCCGCTGGCCGAAGGTCCGCAGGCGGTCGCGGGCCTTCAACAACTTCTCCCGGGGAATGGAGAACACCGCGCGCACGCGCTCCGGGTCGCCGCACCACGCGCCGCCGTTGAGCACCACGTGCGTGTGCTCGTAGACGATGCGCGGCAGGTTCTCTGGCGTGAGCTTCACCCCATCCACCGAACGTCCCAGCCAGGCCGTCATCGGCGGCGCGAGGAACAAGCCCCCCGCCTCCGTGGCCTCCGCGCGGCCGTCGTCGGGCAGCGCCTCCGCCACCAGCGCGCGCTTCTCCGCGAGCTCACGCCGCATCCGCGCCAGGTAGTTTCTCAGCGCCTTGTGCCGCGCGGCGTAGAGCAACTGTCCATCCGGTCCTCGCGCATGGGCCGCGTACAGGTACGCCGCCGCGCGCGCGGTGGGCGTGTGCAGCACACCTGGAGCGCTGTCGCGCAGCGCCGCCACCAGCGCCCGGTCCTTCGTGGCCACCCAGCCCACCCGCAGGCCTCCAGCCGCGAACTCCTTGGACAGACCGCCCAGCAGCACCGTCCGCGCGCCGATGCCGGGCACCGCGCCCTCCAGCGTCACCGGGCTGTGCACCGTCTCCGCCGTGGGGTTGGTGAGGTTCACCAGGCCGAAGATTTCATCCGAGATCCAGAGGCAGCGCTGCTCCACCACGAACGTCGCCAGCGCCATCAACTCCTCGTGCGACAGGTAGTGCCCCGTGGGGTTCGCCGGCTGCGACAGCACCACCGCGTCCGGCATCGTCCCCCGCGCGTGGCGTGACAGCAGCGTGCCCAGCGGGCCTGACTCCACCTCGCACCCCGCCGCGAGGAACGTGGGCGCGAGTACGCCGTAACAAGGCGTCACCAGGAACACTCGCGGCATCCGCCCCAGCCGCTGGCGCAGCGCCACGCCCAGGTGGTGCATGAGCGGCCAGACGCCGGGCGCCACCACGACGTCCTCGGGGACATAGCGGGCCCCTCGCGTCTCCAACAGGAAGGCCGCCACGGCCTCCGCCAGCCCCGTCTGCGCTCCGTCCGCGCGCGGCGCGACGCCCGCCGCGATGAGCCCCTCCACCAGCGGCAGCGGCATCGGGCCCTCGTTCTCGCCGTAGTCCAGACGCACGAGCTCCGGGTCGTCCTCGCGGAAGAACTTCGGCGCGAACGCGGGCAGCTCCGACAGCTTCGCGATGCGCTGTGAGCGCGGCAGCGGCACCTCCGGCACCCGGTGCGGCGAGGGCGGTTCCGGCTCCGCGAAGGCCATGCGGAAGGCGAGCAACTCCGAGAACGTGCGCTCGTAGAACCACTCCGCCAGCACGCTGATGCGCGAGTACGTCACCTCCGCCGCCACCTCCAGGTCCGCGCGCAGCGACTCCGGCACGGGGAGCAGCAGCGTCAGCTCCAGATCCGGCCACACCGCGTTCTTGATGAGCCCGTACAGGATGACCAGGTTGGGCGCGTGCTGCGTCCGCGCGAGGAACTCGAAGAGGGTGCGCGGCTCCACGTCCCCGGTGATGTTGAAGAAGGCGCTCTCGTCCAGCA encodes:
- a CDS encoding 2OG-Fe(II) oxygenase, producing MFPASATAWTRLASVSEALHATLRQEFIEGGRVPHLCLRDALLPERAEALHQALRDACFVRHHHGPYPLHIAPLKQQVPSALTDFCAWLQSADGAAFHAALVGWPEPLETRQVQVSRMEVGEFFPEHRDTDEEGLAVVYNFTRPWEDRFGGVLAFRHPEVDADMMRVPPLFNSVFIFRARGAPHRVTEWTSEARGHQRYSVTAFILAKR
- a CDS encoding ATP-grasp domain-containing protein translates to MTSRKKVVVIGSRSDDATRFVAEAVERRRARAIVLETDRVPDSAALSWQDGDVHWDGECLSDLRSFYLKLVRLSLPVPEAEALSERNFPRWQEQYLAERERQSFLHSVLRSLHRRGGSFVNPLEAVELHYLKLQQLALLRRHRIPVPSTLATASPDAVREFVARHGAVIYKPLSGGALVRKVEEADLTEARLQLLANCPVLFQEQIQGDEFRAYVLDGEPVSAFHIPTDGVVDARQNLHRVKPARLPKEAWAVCLKGAKALGMVFTAVDLRRTPDGAFVALEFNPTPAISFFDDPRDGKVITRLASYLVSKA
- a CDS encoding aminotransferase class I/II-fold pyridoxal phosphate-dependent enzyme, whose amino-acid sequence is MATYPASAREAFVQLRTLSEALARPEERARALAELRELAELSRDQPEGAPLRLASVVVAVGASQERLELLIPPSIFAPEAWAFTFLEGLLKVPLDEYAGKRLVEVGSGSGWICIALAKFTGLARIRGLDLNPQAPAVGLCNAWLNGDEALVSRLSFGESDLLLGLPQKPEWDFIVGCIPQVLRSDELPAELAQADEQALLDLSNYTSLQNVYEDHFGLGLIARLLNEAPERLLPGGRLLLNLAGRPGRAIIARMFTRRGFTTRMRVARRVMQAADTDIRPLVSLEQRTGREFEFFMEAHSPEPLRAATALGWLQSGHPIWHEVAVWEAHLSQPRETLALRAALRSLGIAALQEELDLGAASAEQLGFVTALAERLSQAPFLPYAHEAGDASFRRLVARYLDRHFGLRLSEDSVFVAPEREQAVYSFLLATCDPGDTVLVSRSLHPLYARALDKAGVRATVTHNTLGEIRRLLSAFDVKAVLLTVEPGERTNLAVLRDIVAEAARRGIWVVLDESAFFNITGDVEPRTLFEFLARTQHAPNLVILYGLIKNAVWPDLELTLLLPVPESLRADLEVAAEVTYSRISVLAEWFYERTFSELLAFRMAFAEPEPPSPHRVPEVPLPRSQRIAKLSELPAFAPKFFREDDPELVRLDYGENEGPMPLPLVEGLIAAGVAPRADGAQTGLAEAVAAFLLETRGARYVPEDVVVAPGVWPLMHHLGVALRQRLGRMPRVFLVTPCYGVLAPTFLAAGCEVESGPLGTLLSRHARGTMPDAVVLSQPANPTGHYLSHEELMALATFVVEQRCLWISDEIFGLVNLTNPTAETVHSPVTLEGAVPGIGARTVLLGGLSKEFAAGGLRVGWVATKDRALVAALRDSAPGVLHTPTARAAAYLYAAHARGPDGQLLYAARHKALRNYLARMRRELAEKRALVAEALPDDGRAEATEAGGLFLAPPMTAWLGRSVDGVKLTPENLPRIVYEHTHVVLNGGAWCGDPERVRAVFSIPREKLLKARDRLRTFGQRLR
- a CDS encoding erythromycin esterase family protein gives rise to the protein MAHRDDGLLVRALAESVRPLQGTREDFGPLMDLVGNATCVLIGEATHGTHEFYRLRALLTRRLIEEKGFNAVAVEADWPDAYRINRYVRAMGHDVDAVESLSDFQRFPAWMWRNADVLDFAGWLRTHNDRHSAREKVGFYGLDLYSLHASMGAVLKYLDRADPEAAKRARHRYACFEHFGEDPKDYGHATSLGLSPDCERQVVDQLRELQREREALLRRDGFIAEDAQFEAEQNARVVQNAEEYYRSMFHGRISSWNLRDTHMADTLDSLMGFLKRRLGAARVVVWAHNSHVGDARATEMGEAGEVNLGQLTRQRHPRVTRLIGFSTYRGTVTAATNWSGTAERKQVRHGLAGSCESLFHQVGLPGFLLDLRELGEAAGALRERRLQRAIGVIYRPETERRSHYFHTRLPEQFDAMLHIDETRALEPLERTAGWERGEAPETYPTGL
- a CDS encoding serine hydrolase domain-containing protein translates to MTSALRGHVERGELPGVVALVARGDTVHVDVLGTQGLVPSGPPMRRDSLFRLASMAKPITAVATLMLVEDGKLPLDGAVDPWLPELADRRVLRTPGGPLDDTVPAKRAITVRDLLTLRWGLGAVMARPGTHPIQRAMSEARVSPGFQALTDPPDEFMRRLGTLPLMHQPGERWSYHTGYEVLGVLVARASGMRFDDFLRERLFVPLGMKDTAFTVPAEKLDRLTTAYARDDTTGRLEAWDTPADSFWSRPPAFPSGGGQGGLVSTADDLLAFCRMLLGGGQSGHTRLLSSASVQEMLTDQIPEEQKAASPFFPGFWDASGWGFGGAVCTKPDGVSPTAGRYGWGGGYGPMFFIDPRQDLTAILLMQRRAQGPDDEALAMEFSKGAYRALAD
- a CDS encoding SRPBCC family protein — translated: MASKIAIAVLVLVVALGAFVATRPDHFRIERNALVGAPPATVFSLINDLHRFDTWNPFRSEPAPGVTKTFDGPNEGPGASFAYAGGENGDGRMTIVESQPGERVVLKLEFFKPFEATNQATFTLTPENGGTRVSWAMEGKNTLMGKAMSLVVNMDTMLGKEFERGLSNMDTVARGVTPAPSASAQSDAATPAPAL
- a CDS encoding acetamidase/formamidase family protein, with protein sequence MTTDLWGNPAYQFLTLERDGKRLSGELDGDALKGERTGNAVHFVVTDSRQQTYVFDGKVSGVSLRGTADYPDSNNPKARASHAFTARLLPSRPAGAPRVHDFTPTSWSNEFTAHRAPVLTVWPGDTVRTSTLDSGGMDAKGVTRALFGNPQTGPFFIATANPGDTLAIRIRRLTLNRTFADSLDGIVGRALTPGLAAKATELGKPVRWKLDPERGVATPENPTDRLKAFTVPLRPMLGGLAVAPGFGSAPLSTGDTGRYGGNMDFNEIVEGNTVYLPVAQPGALLYLGDAHAAQGDGETSQYALETSMDVEFTVEVLHGKPPPSTPRVESPTHLMALGQGGSLDDALRSATQGMAQWLEQDYGLTLSESAQVLGSSVQYVVANLAGRSVGVAAKLDKARLQALRPPAK
- a CDS encoding transcription elongation factor; the protein is MPDKATVERAKKDLREGKSASTAAGEFVHEELEHIREGAHGARSSKQAIAIGLSKARREGVPLKPPTKEQASVRTRRSAKQDLEVGQQERKPRAPSKKRSKATQGALKREGRQAASKQALSAQAKSASRKRTTTARKASARKAAATRKATSRARG
- a CDS encoding DUF3175 domain-containing protein, with product MATASRGTAKQSTAKRPAAKRRYWSREVTEHSDAMTLEEQVFKRSPKEIARSVKRSAEQSHRRKASPFQSAMSMLSFYGNRAGRNLPASRRRAIQEAKEELRKLYHRPSKAP